Proteins from a single region of Chitinibacter bivalviorum:
- a CDS encoding ABC transporter ATP-binding protein: MTDAILFARDIALGAVHCAGQTLQIAPGQVVGLVGKNGAGKTTLLDGLFGYTLLNAGQSQVFGHDPTALPKEICSQIGFVAQQDELMPWLTGEEMLNAAALFQARWNDELVNRLVMKWGLPLGQKISSMSVGERQKLALVAAMAHEPQLLVMDEPAASLDPLSRRALISELIDIVADGKRSVLLSSHIFSDIERVASHLWLLEQGRFSYQGELDQLKESVVRVHFITPLLVSGDLPQTTQAVIRTEMFATSETWVINGWNEAMAIECAAAIRSPYQVEALSLEDIFVELSR, from the coding sequence ATGACAGATGCTATTCTTTTCGCCCGTGATATTGCATTGGGTGCAGTTCATTGTGCGGGGCAAACATTGCAAATTGCACCGGGGCAGGTTGTGGGCTTAGTCGGCAAAAATGGGGCGGGCAAAACTACCTTGTTGGACGGCTTATTTGGATACACTTTACTTAATGCGGGGCAATCGCAAGTGTTTGGTCACGACCCTACCGCATTACCTAAAGAAATTTGCAGTCAGATTGGTTTTGTTGCGCAGCAAGATGAATTAATGCCTTGGCTTACTGGTGAAGAAATGCTCAATGCCGCTGCGCTATTTCAAGCTCGCTGGAATGATGAGCTGGTCAATCGTTTGGTGATGAAATGGGGGCTGCCGCTAGGACAAAAAATTAGTTCAATGTCAGTAGGAGAGCGACAGAAGCTGGCTTTGGTCGCAGCAATGGCGCATGAGCCGCAATTATTGGTGATGGACGAACCCGCCGCTAGTCTGGATCCGCTATCCCGCCGTGCGCTCATATCAGAATTGATTGATATTGTTGCCGATGGAAAACGCTCAGTACTACTGTCTAGCCATATTTTTAGCGATATTGAACGTGTTGCTAGTCATTTATGGCTATTAGAACAAGGGCGCTTTTCTTATCAAGGGGAACTTGATCAGCTAAAAGAATCAGTCGTGCGCGTACATTTCATAACACCATTATTGGTGTCAGGGGATCTGCCGCAAACTACGCAGGCCGTCATTCGCACAGAAATGTTTGCTACAAGTGAAACTTGGGTGATTAACGGATGGAATGAGGCGATGGCCATTGAATGTGCTGCGGCGATTAGATCCCCGTATCAAGTCGAGGCCCTAAGTTTGGAGGATATTTTTGTGGAGTTATCGCGATGA
- a CDS encoding GntR family transcriptional regulator, whose amino-acid sequence MFVLNPNLPTPIYRQIQDQVRRLIAGGQLAPGDALPSVREVAEAQAVNPMTISKAYSLLEAEGLLERQRGKPMTVAALSNQSRTAQAQIIPLLQDLIVAARQLGLSDSELIQALSAELQQQEQS is encoded by the coding sequence ATGTTTGTGCTGAACCCCAATTTACCCACGCCCATTTACCGGCAAATTCAAGATCAGGTGCGCCGTCTGATTGCTGGCGGACAGCTCGCGCCCGGTGATGCTTTGCCCTCGGTGCGCGAAGTCGCCGAAGCGCAAGCGGTCAATCCAATGACAATTTCCAAAGCCTACAGCTTGCTCGAAGCCGAAGGATTGCTTGAACGTCAGCGCGGCAAACCGATGACGGTGGCGGCTCTGTCCAATCAGAGCCGCACAGCACAAGCACAAATTATCCCTTTATTGCAAGACCTGATTGTCGCCGCGCGCCAGTTGGGACTATCTGATTCAGAACTGATTCAGGCGCTGAGCGCCGAACTTCAACAGCAGGAGCAATCATGA
- a CDS encoding UvrD-helicase domain-containing protein: MLHLLNAPQQAAVQYLSGPCLVLAGAGSGKTRVITQKIAYLIETAGMDARNIAAITFTNKAAREMSERVATLLPADRLRGLTVSTFHSLGMKILREEAPHLGYKPKFSILDSADASKIIADQLVTTDKALIRQTVSQISMLKNDRISPDKAMVIAASEGEMQLAKIYRAYQDTLYAYQAVDFDDLIRLPVDLFEDNEEVLKKWRNKLRYLLIDEYQDTNTTQYQLVKLLTDITGYFTAVGDDDQSIYAWRGANVENLNLLKTDFPKLEVIKLEQNYRSVARILRCANSVIGNNPKLFEKKLWSELGEGDLIKVVEAKSDEEEARMVADRIRQHMLLNRTEYKDYAILYRGNFQARIIEAQLRNDKIPYVMAAGESFFDRAEIKDILSYLRLVANENDDPAFIRAVTTPKRGIGNVTLEKLGAYAARREISLFAAVYEEGFIHQIQAAQCEALHTFCNFIGKLQGRAEREPAGLLLQELLGAINYEAWLYETEEQKPAENKWKSILDLAGWITKKGEEDGKSLIEIVQTIAIITMLEGRDEEEVDAVRLSTLHASKGLEYPHVFLIGCEEDILPHQNSIETGMVEEERRLMYVGITRAQRSLTITYCGKRRRAGEWQITRPSRFLDEMSQNDVHFTGRLSEKYAPTAEIKKEHASRAAMLMGSLNALIPTNKR, translated from the coding sequence ATGTTGCATTTGTTAAACGCCCCTCAGCAGGCCGCCGTTCAGTATTTATCTGGTCCTTGTTTGGTTTTGGCGGGCGCAGGCTCAGGCAAAACCCGTGTGATTACCCAGAAAATTGCCTATCTGATCGAAACGGCAGGCATGGACGCTCGCAATATTGCGGCAATTACCTTTACCAATAAAGCCGCGCGCGAAATGTCCGAGCGGGTCGCCACCCTTTTACCTGCCGATCGGCTGCGCGGCTTAACGGTCTCTACATTCCATAGTTTGGGCATGAAAATCCTGCGCGAGGAAGCGCCGCATCTTGGCTATAAGCCCAAATTTTCGATTTTGGATTCGGCTGATGCGAGCAAAATCATTGCCGATCAATTGGTGACAACCGACAAGGCGCTGATTCGGCAAACCGTTAGCCAGATTTCGATGTTGAAAAATGATCGCATTTCGCCGGATAAGGCGATGGTGATTGCGGCTTCCGAAGGAGAAATGCAGCTAGCAAAAATCTACCGTGCTTATCAAGACACTTTGTACGCCTATCAAGCGGTTGATTTTGACGATTTGATTCGCTTGCCGGTTGATTTGTTTGAAGATAATGAAGAAGTGCTCAAGAAATGGCGCAATAAACTGCGGTATTTGCTGATCGATGAATATCAAGACACCAACACAACGCAATACCAATTGGTGAAGTTACTCACCGACATTACGGGTTACTTCACCGCGGTGGGTGATGACGATCAGAGTATTTACGCTTGGCGCGGCGCGAACGTTGAAAATCTGAACTTGCTGAAAACCGACTTTCCGAAGCTCGAAGTGATTAAGCTGGAACAAAACTATCGTTCCGTGGCGCGGATTTTGCGCTGTGCCAACTCGGTGATCGGCAATAACCCCAAGTTGTTTGAGAAAAAACTCTGGTCTGAGTTGGGCGAGGGCGATCTGATTAAAGTCGTCGAAGCTAAGAGCGATGAAGAGGAAGCGCGTATGGTGGCCGATCGAATTCGCCAGCACATGTTGCTGAATCGCACCGAATATAAAGACTACGCCATCTTGTATCGCGGTAACTTCCAAGCGCGCATTATCGAGGCGCAATTACGTAACGACAAAATCCCTTATGTGATGGCTGCGGGCGAGAGTTTCTTTGATCGCGCCGAGATCAAAGACATTTTGTCTTACCTGCGTTTGGTCGCAAATGAGAATGATGACCCGGCTTTTATCCGTGCGGTGACGACACCCAAGCGTGGGATTGGCAATGTGACTTTAGAAAAGCTAGGGGCATATGCCGCAAGGCGAGAAATATCCTTGTTTGCAGCCGTATACGAGGAGGGGTTTATTCATCAAATCCAAGCGGCGCAGTGCGAAGCGCTCCATACTTTCTGCAATTTCATCGGCAAATTGCAAGGTCGTGCCGAGCGCGAGCCTGCGGGGCTATTGCTGCAAGAGTTATTAGGCGCAATTAATTATGAAGCGTGGCTCTATGAAACCGAAGAGCAAAAGCCGGCCGAGAATAAATGGAAAAGTATTCTCGATCTAGCGGGTTGGATCACCAAGAAGGGCGAAGAGGATGGCAAGAGCCTGATCGAGATCGTCCAAACGATTGCCATCATCACGATGCTCGAAGGGCGTGACGAGGAAGAAGTAGACGCAGTGCGTCTCTCCACCCTGCATGCCAGCAAAGGTCTCGAATATCCCCATGTATTCTTAATCGGGTGTGAAGAAGATATCCTGCCGCACCAAAATTCAATCGAAACGGGCATGGTCGAGGAAGAGCGGCGACTGATGTATGTGGGTATTACACGGGCACAGCGTAGTTTAACCATCACTTATTGCGGCAAGCGCCGCCGAGCAGGAGAGTGGCAAATCACCCGCCCCAGCCGTTTTCTTGATGAAATGTCGCAGAATGATGTGCACTTCACAGGGCGGCTCTCAGAAAAATACGCGCCCACGGCCGAGATCAAAAAAGAGCATGCTAGTCGTGCCGCAATGTTAATGGGCAGCCTAAATGCGCTGATCCCCACGAATAAACGGTGA
- a CDS encoding cryptochrome/photolyase family protein produces MTATATSTTAIVWLRRDLRIFDNAALYTALKNADQVVLAFVFDTTILAGLPKQDRRVEFIWEALKDIKTALRQYNTDIVIRHGDPLVEIPALAEQYEASAVYCNRDYEPAAIQRDRYVAEKLKQQGRYFNTYKDQVIFEQDEVLTQSGTMYSVFSPYKRAWLTKLDGKAMKSWPVNKVIHKLMPMKAQYFPSLKELGFAKTNLSEMKIPLGMSGGEKLFEDFKNRIDNYKEARDFPAVKGVSYLSAHLRFGTVSIRELVSYAFHHGGAGAETWLSELIWREFYQQILWHRPDVAEHAFKPEYDDLPFPNHPELFAAWCRGETGYPLVDAAMRQLNQTGYMHNRLRMVVASFLVKDLLIDWRWGEKYFAEHLLDFDLAANNGGWQWAASTGCDAQPYFRIFNPVSQSVKFDPSGKFIRRYCPELADLPDEAIHAPWEAKTSIRRSANFLQDTDYFPPIVDHAEQREAALALFKGAKGE; encoded by the coding sequence ATGACCGCCACCGCGACGAGTACAACAGCCATAGTTTGGTTGCGCCGAGATTTGCGTATTTTTGATAACGCAGCGCTGTATACCGCCCTGAAAAATGCCGATCAAGTGGTGCTGGCTTTTGTGTTTGATACGACGATTTTGGCGGGTTTACCCAAACAAGATCGCCGTGTTGAATTTATCTGGGAAGCGCTCAAAGACATCAAAACTGCGCTGCGACAATACAACACCGATATCGTAATTCGCCACGGTGACCCGCTCGTTGAGATCCCCGCTTTGGCCGAACAATATGAAGCAAGTGCGGTGTATTGCAATCGCGATTACGAGCCAGCTGCCATCCAGCGTGATAGGTATGTGGCTGAGAAGCTTAAACAGCAAGGCCGCTATTTCAATACCTATAAAGACCAAGTTATTTTCGAGCAAGATGAAGTACTGACGCAGTCGGGTACGATGTACAGTGTGTTCTCGCCGTACAAACGCGCGTGGCTGACCAAGCTCGACGGCAAGGCGATGAAATCGTGGCCGGTAAATAAAGTCATTCACAAACTAATGCCGATGAAGGCGCAGTATTTCCCTTCGCTCAAAGAGCTGGGTTTTGCCAAAACCAATCTATCCGAGATGAAAATTCCGCTCGGCATGAGTGGCGGCGAGAAGCTATTTGAAGACTTCAAAAACCGTATCGATAATTACAAAGAAGCGCGTGATTTTCCGGCGGTGAAAGGCGTTTCCTACCTATCGGCGCATTTGCGCTTTGGTACGGTGTCGATCCGCGAATTGGTCAGCTATGCCTTTCATCATGGAGGTGCAGGTGCGGAAACTTGGCTTTCTGAGCTAATCTGGCGCGAGTTCTATCAGCAGATTTTGTGGCACCGCCCCGATGTGGCCGAGCATGCGTTTAAGCCCGAATACGACGATCTACCCTTCCCCAATCACCCCGAGTTATTTGCGGCCTGGTGTCGTGGCGAAACGGGCTATCCCTTGGTGGATGCGGCAATGCGCCAGCTCAATCAAACCGGCTATATGCACAATCGCTTGCGCATGGTTGTGGCGAGCTTCCTCGTGAAAGACTTGTTGATCGACTGGCGCTGGGGCGAGAAATACTTTGCCGAGCATCTGCTCGACTTTGATCTGGCGGCCAATAACGGTGGCTGGCAATGGGCTGCGTCAACGGGCTGCGATGCTCAACCGTATTTCCGTATTTTCAATCCTGTTTCGCAATCGGTAAAATTCGACCCCAGCGGTAAATTCATTCGCCGTTACTGCCCAGAGCTGGCCGACCTGCCCGATGAAGCAATCCACGCACCGTGGGAAGCGAAAACCAGCATTCGTCGCTCGGCCAATTTCCTGCAAGACACCGACTACTTCCCGCCGATTGTCGATCACGCCGAGCAACGCGAAGCCGCGCTAGCCTTATTTAAGGGCGCGAAAGGCGAATAA
- a CDS encoding flagellar brake protein, whose amino-acid sequence MSTLQPVRKQDLSIGTPLPYPIYDVNNNLLLREGQIIASASQLETIARDGLFHNPQWQTTTRTPAPTSNRARIPVDIEESSTTASPADSKVIRDLNQVKLQPNTVLHVQSVGDPLKPKASVRLIGWLDKMGVMISALSPQGGILPFRENEVLQLKAISGKNIVVFTATILKVCFTPFPYLHLSWPDKIQLRQLRNSLRISTHLIVSVSGETLRSTPAKITNLSASGAMLESSLLELEPDQMIQLALRLPAAGEEHTMTLQAKVCNRHIDPPSTMTQYGLAFEPMGTAERLVLEHFIFYALLES is encoded by the coding sequence ATGAGTACATTGCAGCCAGTCCGCAAACAGGACCTCAGCATCGGCACCCCGTTGCCTTACCCGATTTACGACGTAAACAACAATTTGCTGTTACGCGAAGGGCAAATCATTGCGAGTGCAAGTCAGCTTGAAACCATTGCTCGCGATGGCTTATTTCACAATCCACAGTGGCAAACCACCACTCGCACGCCAGCCCCAACATCAAATCGGGCCCGTATACCCGTCGACATCGAAGAGTCGAGCACTACAGCCTCACCCGCAGATAGCAAGGTGATTCGCGATCTGAATCAAGTGAAATTGCAGCCCAATACGGTACTGCATGTGCAATCGGTCGGAGATCCGCTCAAACCCAAAGCCTCGGTGCGACTAATAGGCTGGCTCGATAAAATGGGCGTAATGATTAGTGCGCTCAGCCCGCAAGGGGGCATTTTGCCTTTTCGCGAAAATGAAGTGCTGCAGCTCAAAGCCATTTCTGGCAAAAACATCGTAGTGTTTACAGCGACCATACTTAAAGTCTGTTTTACGCCTTTCCCCTATCTGCATTTGAGCTGGCCAGACAAAATCCAGCTACGCCAACTGCGCAATAGCCTGCGCATCAGTACGCATTTAATTGTGAGCGTTAGCGGCGAAACGTTGCGGAGTACCCCAGCTAAAATCACTAATCTATCGGCCAGTGGCGCCATGCTGGAAAGCTCGTTGCTTGAACTCGAACCCGATCAGATGATCCAATTGGCCTTGCGACTTCCTGCTGCGGGTGAAGAACACACGATGACACTACAGGCCAAAGTGTGTAATCGACATATCGACCCACCTTCCACCATGACGCAGTACGGCCTGGCATTTGAGCCCATGGGTACGGCAGAGCGATTGGTGTTGGAACACTTTATTTTCTACGCCCTACTCGAAAGCTAA